The genomic region CGGGCTCCCCGGCGTCGACGCGGTCGGGCTGGAGGGCCGTGCGGCTTCCCTCGGCACCCGTTCGATCAAGACGACCGCGAAGGCGTACGCCATCGACCTCGCCATCTCGATGGTCGACCTGACGACGCTGGAAGGCGCGGACACCCCGGGCAAGGTCCGGGCGCTCGGCGCGAAGGCGGTCCGGCCCGACCCGACCGACCGTACGACGCCGACCACGGCCGCGGTCTGCGTCTACCCCGACATGGTGGCCGTGGCCAAGGAGGCCGTCGCCGGTTCCGGCGTGAAGGTCGCCTCCGTCGCCACGGCGTTCCCGGCCGGCCGCGCCCCGCTCGCCGTCAAGCTGGCCGACGTCCGTGAGGCCGTCGCCGCGGGCGCCGACGAGATCGACATGGTCATCGACCGCGGGGCGTTCCTCGCGGGCCGATACTTGAAGGTGTACGACGAGATCACCGCCGTGAAGGAGGCCTGCGGCACGTCCGCGCGCCTGAAGGTCATCTTCGAGACGGGCGAGCTCTCGACGTACGACAACATCCGCCGCGCCAGCTGGCTCGGGATGCTGGCGGGCGCGGACTTCATCAAGACGTCCACCGGAAAGGTGGCCGTCAACGCGACCCCGGCGAACACGCTCCTCATGCTGGAGGCGGTGCGTGACTTCCGTGCACAGACCGGGATCCAGGTCGGTGTGAAGCCGGCCGGCGGCATCCGCACCTCCAAGGACGCCATCAAGTTCCTCGTCCTGGTCAACGAGACCGCCGGCGGGGACTGGCTGGACAACCACTGGTTCCGCTTCGGCGCCTCCTCGCTGCTGAACGACCTGCTGATGCAGCGCCAGAAGCTGGCCACCGGCCGCTACTCCGGCCCCGACTACGTGACGGTGGACTGACCCCCATGAACAGGGAAAACGTGTCATCGGTATTCGAATACGCCCCGGCCCCCGAGTCGCGCTCGATCGTCGACATCGCGCCCTCGTACGGCCTGTTCATCGACGGCGAGTTCGTGGAGGCGGCCGACGGCAAGGTCTTCAAGACGGTCTCGCCGAGCACCGAGGAGGTGCTCTCCGAGATCGCCCAGGCCGGCGAGGCTGACGTGGACCGCGCGGTGCAGGCCGCCCGCAAGGCCTTC from Streptomyces chartreusis NRRL 3882 harbors:
- the deoC gene encoding deoxyribose-phosphate aldolase, which gives rise to MPSSALTAAHPLKDVTASDSSLRRFLHGLPGVDAVGLEGRAASLGTRSIKTTAKAYAIDLAISMVDLTTLEGADTPGKVRALGAKAVRPDPTDRTTPTTAAVCVYPDMVAVAKEAVAGSGVKVASVATAFPAGRAPLAVKLADVREAVAAGADEIDMVIDRGAFLAGRYLKVYDEITAVKEACGTSARLKVIFETGELSTYDNIRRASWLGMLAGADFIKTSTGKVAVNATPANTLLMLEAVRDFRAQTGIQVGVKPAGGIRTSKDAIKFLVLVNETAGGDWLDNHWFRFGASSLLNDLLMQRQKLATGRYSGPDYVTVD